The following is a genomic window from Mycobacterium parmense.
GTTGTGGGGGATCCGCCCGACGTGACGCAGGTGATCGACGAACGCCGAGCTCATCAGCTGCCGAGAGCTGGGAGCCGGGTCGGCGACGTACCCGCCGCTCTCGGGCCCGGCCTGCAGGTCCATGCCGCGGGCCATCAAGTTGGCCGACGCGACGCCGTCGGCGAGCGCGTGGTGGATCTTGCCCACCACGGCGATCCGGTTGTTGGCCAGGCCCTCGACGAAGTACATCTCCCACAGCGGGCGGCTGCGGTCGAGCGGCGTGCTGGCGATCTGCCCGATCGCCTCGTCCAGTTCGCGACGGCCACCCGGAGCGGGCAGCCGCCAGGGCCTGATGTGGTAGCCCAGGTCGACGTCACAGTGTTCGCGCCACATCGGGTGGTGAAACTTGAAGGGCACCTCGACCAGCTGGTAGCAGAACGGCTCGAGCTTGTTCAGGCGGCCGCCGATGACCTCCCGGAAGGCGTCGATGTCGAAGTCGAGCCGGTCATCGGCCAGCTCGATGACGGCGGCTTTGATGGTGTGCATGTGCACGTTCGGCGTCTCGCTGTAGAGCAGTACCGCATCCCAGCCGCTCAGCCTCTTCACCGCTGCCCCTTGCCCATAGACGGACCATACTCAGCAACGGCAGGTCAGATGACCTCTTTGGCCCCGATCCGGGTCGTGCGATAGACCTGATTGAGAAACAGCGAGGCCGCGTGCGCCGCCGCGCCGGCACGCTCCCCGTCGACCAGGTCGTAGCCGTGGCCGGCGCCCGGCAACTCGAGGTAGCCCACCATCGAGTGCGACACGGCCCGCAGCCGGTCGACGAAGCTGCGCGCCTGCTCGACCGGGATGACGCTGTCCTTGCTGCCGTGAATGACGAGGAACGGCGGGGCATTTCGGTGCACCCGCTCGATCGGCGACGCGTCGCGGAACACCTCGGGATGACGGGCTATCGACTTCCTGACCACCACCCGCTCCAGGAAGTCGACGAAGCGCACCCGCTCCGGCGTGGACCGGTCGTGCCAGTCGTAGCGACCGTAGATTCCGACCACCGCGTCCACCGTGGTGTCGGCGCCCTCCGGCAGCTTGTTCTCCAGGGCCGGATCGTTGGGGGTCAGCCCGGCGAGCGCGGACAGGTGCCCGCCGGCCGAACAGCCCGCGACGGCGACGAAGTCGCGGTCGCCGCCGAACCTGTCGACGTTGGCGCGCGCCCACGCGACCGCGGTCTTGACGTCGATGATGTGTCGCGGCCAGCGGTGGTGCGGGGCAACGCGGTAGTCGATCGCCAGGCACACCCAACCCAGCTCGGCCAGGCGGGACATCAGCGCCGAGCCCTGGCCCATCGCCTTGCCGTGCACCCAGGCGCCGCCGGGAACGAAGATCAGCACCGGAGCCGGCTGAGCGGGAAGGTCTTTGCGCCGCCAGACGTCGAGCACCTGCGCGGGGTGGTCGCCGTAGTGGACCCCGCGGCGGTAGAGATAGCGGCGCTGGCGCATGGCGTCCCAGATCGGCGGGGTGCGTTCCGCGACCGGCCACTCCAAGTCCAGGTCCGCGGCGGACACGACGCCACGCAGGGCGGCCAGCGACACGTCGCGCGTGCTTTCGCGGTCCCGGCGCCGGGCCTCGCCGGTGCCCGGCTTGAACATGTCGCGCCTCATCGACGACATGAAGTCCGGGGCGTGCCGAACGCCCCACACCCCCATCGCGGTCACGCCGCCCAGGGGTTCGAGGTGCCTGCCGACCACGGGCAGCGATGCTCCCATGGTGGTCAAGGCCAGTGCGTAGTCTCCGGGACGGGCCCGGAGCAGCCATTTCACGCAGGGGGCGATGCTCGGTCCGTTAACCGTCATCAGGGCAGCCTACCCCCGACCGGATCGGCGAAACTGACGTTTGCGAAGAAGCCGGGCCGCCGGTTCGGCGAGCGCCGCCGAGCGATTGCCGATCCCGGTGTCGTCACTGTTCAGCGTGGTCTTTGCCATTCGCCGGCAAGCGGCCGATCTCGGCGGCGCGGGGCGCGTCAAGGGCCGCGAGGGTCGCGATCACCCGACCGCCGATCAGGCGGACGCCGGTCAGCGTCAGGCCCACCTGCGCGGCCAATGCGGCGGCGCTGTCCACTCCGACCCACGCCCAGCGAAACCAGGGCCCGACCTCGTATGCCGACTCCAAGCGGACCCACCGCGAATGGATGCCGATGGTCTCCACGTCGAACTCCGCCACGCATCGACCGCCGCGCGCCAGCAGCTCCACGGCACGGCCCAGGATGCGCAGCGGATCCCCGCCGAGGCCGACATTCCCGTCGACCAGCAGGACCGTCTGCCACAGGCCTGTTGCGGGCAGCGGCTCGAACACGTCACCGAGCAGCGCCGGCGCGCCGCCGCGCCCCGCCAACCGGATCGCGGCCGCTGATCGGTCGATGCCCAGGGCCGGAACGCCCAGCCGGATCAGCCGCGCCACCAGCCGCCCTGGCCCGCAGCCCAGTTCGATGGTCGGCCCGGTGCACATCTGCGTGACGGCTTCGTCGAAGACCTCGTCGGAGGCGTCACCAAATCCATCACCGGGTAACTCCCCACCCGGACATCGCAGCCCCAGCCAGCGGTGGGCCGGCAGCGGGCGCAGCTCACCGTCCTCGTGCCGAATCCAACATCGCTCGCCGCCAAGCGCCTGATCGTAGAGGTGCCCCAGCATTTCACGTCCCTCGCGTCGTGCCCGACCGGGCGGCCCGCGCTCGGTCCCCGGGCGGGACGTTGCGACGACGAACCGGCAAACGCGAACATTCTGGCATCCACCGCGTCGGCCGGCACTTCCACCGATACCCCGATCGTCGCTCGGCTAATCCAGCGATCAGGCGTGCACCCTGCCGTCGATGCTGAGCCGGATGGTCCCGTCGTCGCCGGCGCGCACGTCGTAGGCGGTGACCGGCGCGTCGCCCTCGGAGACCTCGCATCCGGTTTTCAGGTCGTAGGTTCGGCCGTGCAGCGGGCATATGACGACGCGGCCGTCGGCAAGCCCGTCGGCCAATGGACCGCCGCGATGCGGGCACACCGCGTCGAGGGCTCGCAGCGAGCCGTCGCGCAGCCGGAACACCGCGATCTGTCGATGCTCGACGACGAAGGTGCGGCCTTCGCCCACCGGGATCTCGTCCACGGGACCAAGGGAGACGTCGGTCATCGCACCGGCACCTGGGGCAGCGGAATCAGCGGCAGGGCGGACCGGAATTGATTGGGCGTTACGCCGTTTCGGCCCTCATTCCACGGATCACGGTACGCGTCAACCGATTTCTGCATATTCGCGTCGAGGTCGGCGGCGATTCCATCGCTGTCGTCGACGACGATCTGCCGGACCCGCTCGATGCCCACCCGCGGCACGAAATCGTAGGTGCGCTCCAGCCAATTCGCGTTCTCCCGGTAGTACTGCAGGAAGCGTCCGGTCAGTGTGATCACCTCGTCCGCGGTGCCGACGGTGGTCAGCAAGTCGCCCTTGCGAACATGTGAGCCCGCCGCTCCGCCGACGTAGATCTGCCACTGCCCGCCTTCGACGGCGACGACGCCGACGTCCTTGCACAGGGCCTCGGCGCAGTTGCGCGGACACCCGGTCACCGCCAGCTTCATCTTGCCCGGACTGGGGATGCCCTGGAAGCGCTCCTCGATCGCGATGCCCAGCGCCGTCGAGTCACCCACCCCGTATCGGCAGAAGTCGCTTCCCACACAGGTTTTCACGGTCCGGAAGCTCTTGCCGTAGGCATAGCCGGACGGCATCCCGAGATCGGCCCACACCGAGGGCAGATCCTCCTTGCGGACGCCGAGCAGGTCGATGCGCTGGCCGCCGGTGAGCTTGATCATCGGGATCCGGTACTTGTCGGCCACATCGGCGATGCGACGCAGCTGGTGCGAGTCGGTGACGCCGCCCTTGAGCTGCGGCACCACCGAGAAGGTGCCGTCCCGCTGGATGTTGGCATGCACCCGGTCGTTGATGAACCGGCTGTCGCGTTCGTCGACGAACTCGTCGCCCCACATC
Proteins encoded in this region:
- a CDS encoding Rieske (2Fe-2S) protein codes for the protein MTDVSLGPVDEIPVGEGRTFVVEHRQIAVFRLRDGSLRALDAVCPHRGGPLADGLADGRVVICPLHGRTYDLKTGCEVSEGDAPVTAYDVRAGDDGTIRLSIDGRVHA
- a CDS encoding alpha/beta hydrolase, translating into MTVNGPSIAPCVKWLLRARPGDYALALTTMGASLPVVGRHLEPLGGVTAMGVWGVRHAPDFMSSMRRDMFKPGTGEARRRDRESTRDVSLAALRGVVSAADLDLEWPVAERTPPIWDAMRQRRYLYRRGVHYGDHPAQVLDVWRRKDLPAQPAPVLIFVPGGAWVHGKAMGQGSALMSRLAELGWVCLAIDYRVAPHHRWPRHIIDVKTAVAWARANVDRFGGDRDFVAVAGCSAGGHLSALAGLTPNDPALENKLPEGADTTVDAVVGIYGRYDWHDRSTPERVRFVDFLERVVVRKSIARHPEVFRDASPIERVHRNAPPFLVIHGSKDSVIPVEQARSFVDRLRAVSHSMVGYLELPGAGHGYDLVDGERAGAAAHAASLFLNQVYRTTRIGAKEVI
- a CDS encoding class I SAM-dependent methyltransferase; its protein translation is MLGHLYDQALGGERCWIRHEDGELRPLPAHRWLGLRCPGGELPGDGFGDASDEVFDEAVTQMCTGPTIELGCGPGRLVARLIRLGVPALGIDRSAAAIRLAGRGGAPALLGDVFEPLPATGLWQTVLLVDGNVGLGGDPLRILGRAVELLARGGRCVAEFDVETIGIHSRWVRLESAYEVGPWFRWAWVGVDSAAALAAQVGLTLTGVRLIGGRVIATLAALDAPRAAEIGRLPANGKDHAEQ